In Streptomyces sp. HUAS ZL42, the DNA window ACGAGGTGGTCCACCACCGGTGCCTGTCCGGCGTCCGACACGACACCCAGATGGGCCTCGACCACTGCCCGCAGCGCCTCGGCCGTGGGCCTCGGCATGGTGAAGCGGATGCATCGACGCAGGAAGGCCGCGGGGAAGTCGCGCTCGCCGTTGCTGGTCATCACGATGAACGGGAACTGGTCGCACTGCACCCGGCCTCGTTCGATCGCGGTGTGCACGTCGCTGCGCCACTCGCGCACCCGTACCACGTCCTCGGTGTAGCGTCCGAGTTCGGGAATTTCGTACACACCGCGCTCCAGCACGTCGAGCAGGTCACTGGGCAGATCCAGGTCGCTCTTGTCGATCTCGTCGATCAGCAGCGCCCTGGGCCGGGGCGAGGGGAGCAACGCGGTGCCCAGCGGCCCCAGTTGGAGGAACGGAGCGATGTCGTCACCGCCGTCCGGCAGACGCTGGGCGTGGATGCGGCCGAGGGCGTCGTAGCGGTACAGCGCCTCGGTGAGGGTGCTGCGCGAGGTGATGTGCCAGCGCAGGGGGTCGCCCAACTTCAGTTCGGCCGCGACCTGCTCGATCACCGTGGACTTCCCGGAGCCCGCCGGACCGGTCACCAGCAGGGGACGGCGCAGTGCCAGCGCCGCGTTCACCGCAGTGGTCAGTCCTGGCGGCGGCTGGAACTGCCGGTGCAGGTTCTGCCGGGGGAAGCTGCGCCAGGGCGGCGGGTCGCCGAGTTCGACCTCGCGCGGGACACCGTCCCCGACGTAGTAGGGCTGCCAGGTCATGTGGAGATCTCCCCCTTGGTGACGAACCCCTCGAACCAGTCGCAGAAGTCGAGCCATTCCGTGTCGTGCCAGATGCTCCGCAGCAGCGCCAGATGCTCGTGGCCGTCGGGGCCCTTCCGGGTGCCCGACGCCCAGCTGTTGCGGTAGGCCTCGCTGAACTCCGCAGGCAGCAGATGCCAGTACCGGTCCAGGGTGTCCGTGCAGGCGTCGGGCATCCCTCCCTCGGCGTCGGACCACAACACGATCGGCACGTGTTTCAGCAGCAACTCCATGACGTGCCTGATCCGCTCTGGCCGGTGCCGCAGGCCCACCGCCCGGGTGTAGGCACCGCGTTCGAGTCGCGCCTCCAGTTCTTTCGGGCGTCCCGTCTCCTGCCGGTCCAGCCAGTCGACCGGCGCGCGTCCGGTTCCGCACCCGTTCATGTCGGCGAGTCTCTCCCGCGCGTCCTCGTTGATCCAATACATGTGCTCCGGCGGGCGCATCCGCTCGCTCCAGCGCAGCACGACGTCGTGCATCAGCCCCAGCCGTCGGCCGTAGCTCGTCTCCTCGGGCCGCCATTCGAGCAGCAGCGAGGCGGGCGCGGCCACCTCGACCCGGCACAACGGCCCCATCGGTCTGCTCTCCTTCCAGGCCCACTTGAGCACGTCCCCCAGCTTCTGCTCCACGCCGGGCCGGCTCGGGGCGCACTCGAAGTCCTTCTGGGCGCAGACGTCCCCGCGGTCCAGGAGGAACGCCTGCAGCGTCTCGGGCCACAGGTCGCCCAGCGAGGCGTGCAGACTCACGACCAGTCGCAGCCGGTTGCGGCGGTCGCGCCTGCGCAGGGACGCGAAGGCGTCGTCGAACTCCACCTTGGCGTCCACGGCGTCCCGCCATGCCATGAGCTCAGGGATGTCCTTGGCCAGTCCGTCCTCCACTGCGAGCTCGGCGACGAAGGCCGCCGGGCGGGCGATGGGTGTCTCGCCCTGCCGTTGCGCACGGAACCGCAGGTACTCGACCGCATCGCGCAGCAGGTCCCTCCCACTGGTGTGCGGCGCCGGCTCAGCGCACCGGCCCGCAGCACGCCACAGCGCCCCACGCAGCCGCCCGGACGTCAGATGGCCGCCCGGCCAGGAGTTGAGCAGCTGGACCGTGCGCAGCACGTCGCGCAGGCCGTCGACCACGCCCAGGGCCTCTTCGGGTGCGGCACGCTCGCGCAGTGTCGCGCGCAGCCGGTCGAGTACGTCGGCACCGCTGACGGGCCCCGTCAGCAGCGCCGATCCGCCCAGCGGGGCCAGGGTCCGTTCCAGTTCCTCGAGGCCGATCGGCCCGAGGCGCGATCCGGCCCGCACGAGATGGCTGGGGTTGCGGGACACCCACGGCCGTTCACCGAAACGCGTGCCGACGAACTGCACCAGGTGCGCGTCCTGACCGGGCACCTCATCCCGTACGGCTTCGAAGAGCGCGTCCGGGAACAGGAATTCGCCGGCACCGACCACCCCCTGTTCCAGCACCCGGACGACCCCGCGCGAGAACGCCAGTCCGTGCGCCTCCTGCGCGGCGCCGACCGCCATCAGGAGCGACAGCCGGGTCGCGCCGTCGCGCACTCCCGCGTCGACTGCGCCCAGGTCGGGCGTCGCTCCGCCGGCGTGGCAGGTGTCGACGAGAGCGACGAGCCCGGCGAGACCGGGCGTTTCAAGGGCCCGCTCCAGTGCTTCCGCCACATTGACGGCGGAACCGGTCTCGTCGCACCGGGAGTCGGCGGCCATCAGGAAGAGCCTTGGGTTCTTGCCGGAGGTGATGCCATGGCCGAGGAAGGCGACGACGAGCAGCGCCCCGCTCTCCCCGGCGCGTCGGGCGGCACCCCGGACGGCCGCCTCGATGTCGGCCTGGCCCGCGGACGTGCCGTACAGCAGGGCCGACTCGACGTCCGGGGTGCCCGTGCAAGCTCCCCGCCATTCGTCGGTGAGCGCGTCCCGCAGGCCTCGTGCCACATCCTCCAGTCCGTGGAGGTCTCCCAGATCCGCGCACTGCGGCGCGATGACCAGAGCGTGTCGGGGCGGGGGCGGGGCGGTCATGGCTTCGTGACCACCTCAATGGCCTCGACTACGGGTCCGGCGGCGCCCGGTTGCGCCAGGTACTTCATCGCGGGATGCACCCAGGCCCCGTCCGAGTCGACACGTCTGGTGTCGGGCAGTACGGACCGGTCGTTGGGTTCGAAGAACTTCTCCAGCATCGGGCGGCCGACTATGAGGTCGTCGCGGTCCCAGACGTTCACCCATTTCGCAACCGCGCCGGGCACGCGTGGCGGCTGGGGGCGCGTGCGCCGTCCCACCATGGCGCGCAGGCCCAACGGGGAGCCGAGGGTGAGGAGGAGCGGTATCTCGCCCCGGTAGTCGGAGAGAGCCTCCAGGGCGACCACGGTGCCCAGGGAGTGCGCGACGAGGACAGTGGGCAACGCGGGGTCGAGCGCTTCGCTCACGCGTCGGCGCACCCTGGCATCGAGGGTCCGGCCCGTCGCGTCCGCTTCTCCCCGCGCCAAATACCGTGTGACCTGGGTCAGATGACCCACCATGAGCCGGGCGCTCGCCCACCTGCCGAACGTCCGCAGCCCGGGGACCGCCAAGAGGGTGTTGGCGGCGCTGAGCACCTGCCGGGCCACCGAACCGGAACCCTGTGCCTGCCCGTCCGGGGCGAGTTGCGCCCGTGCGTGGTGCAGCACCCGGGCCTCGCCGTCGTCTTCCGCGTGCTCGGCCAACCGCAGGTCGATCGCCTCGCGCAGTAGAGCATGTGCGTCGTCGAAGCGGGCGTCCTCCGCCTCCCCGCCGCCCTGTGCCTCCGGGGCCGCGAACAGATCGCCGTAGTAGGCGAACCGCGCGTCCGCCGTCGCGCCCCGCACCAGCCCGGGCACCCGCGTGGCATGCCCTGCGGCGAGCGCGCCGTCGGCCAAGGCGCCGAGCCAGCGGCCGAGTTCGGCAGCGGGATCGCGCGGCCCTCCGACCCCGTGCACGAACACCAGACGCGGCTTCATGGCCCCCCCGGAGTAAAGCTGCGCCCGCGTCCGGGGCGCATCACGAGCATAGCGACGAGCGATGCGGTGCGTCGCCGTCCGGGCTGGGTCAACTCCCGGTCCTCCAAAGGGTCATCAAGTCGGCGGCAAGGCACCGCTCCCTTTCGGCGCGCCGCTTGATCGAGGTCGTCCTGCCCGGCGCCGGGGCCGATCGGGTCGTCATGTCGACGACCGGTTGCCGCTC includes these proteins:
- a CDS encoding AAA family ATPase: MTWQPYYVGDGVPREVELGDPPPWRSFPRQNLHRQFQPPPGLTTAVNAALALRRPLLVTGPAGSGKSTVIEQVAAELKLGDPLRWHITSRSTLTEALYRYDALGRIHAQRLPDGGDDIAPFLQLGPLGTALLPSPRPRALLIDEIDKSDLDLPSDLLDVLERGVYEIPELGRYTEDVVRVREWRSDVHTAIERGRVQCDQFPFIVMTSNGERDFPAAFLRRCIRFTMPRPTAEALRAVVEAHLGVVSDAGQAPVVDHLVEEFVTRVTAGGSLAVDQLLNAVHLLTGGSALTDADRREVVELVLRELSRA
- a CDS encoding alpha/beta hydrolase, which translates into the protein MKPRLVFVHGVGGPRDPAAELGRWLGALADGALAAGHATRVPGLVRGATADARFAYYGDLFAAPEAQGGGEAEDARFDDAHALLREAIDLRLAEHAEDDGEARVLHHARAQLAPDGQAQGSGSVARQVLSAANTLLAVPGLRTFGRWASARLMVGHLTQVTRYLARGEADATGRTLDARVRRRVSEALDPALPTVLVAHSLGTVVALEALSDYRGEIPLLLTLGSPLGLRAMVGRRTRPQPPRVPGAVAKWVNVWDRDDLIVGRPMLEKFFEPNDRSVLPDTRRVDSDGAWVHPAMKYLAQPGAAGPVVEAIEVVTKP